One window from the genome of uncultured Tateyamaria sp. encodes:
- the nirB gene encoding nitrite reductase large subunit NirB, which translates to MTQDIIVIGAGMASGRALEHLFDAGADVNVTLFNAEPRGNYNRIMLSPVLAGDKTYDEIVTHDADWYKANGVTCRFGERVASVDRAAKTVTAENGDVLPYDKLIIGTGSNPFIIPLPGHDLDGVIAYRDLEDTQLMMSMGPQNKVVVIGGGLLGLEAAAGMAARGVDVTVVHIMGHLMERQLDEAAGYLLRKALVDKGITVLCQANSKEILGHDGKVRALLLDDGTELPCDLLVMAVGIRPNVALAQEAGLAVGKGIHVDDQMVTSDESILAVGECVEHNGAIFGLVAPLYDQAKVAAQTILGEEAAFVQKELSTKLKVTGCDLFSAGDFAHAEGREDIVFRDPGRGVYRRLVIEDNVVVGTVMYGDTADSGWFFGLIRDKTDIADMRDTVIFGPAYQGGTPVDPLAAVAALPRDAEICGCNGICKGTIVDAIEGGAGDLTAVRAVTKASGSCGTCTGLVEQVLAVTLGDDFVLPGAQPICGCTDMTHEDVRRMIKSQELKSMDAVWQECAWKTRDGCHVCRPALNYYLIADWPLEYLDDPQSRFINERKHANIQKDGTFSVVPRMWGGITTPDELRAIADAADKYDVPTVKVTGGQRIDLLGVKGEDLPSIWADLNDAGMVSGHAYSKGLRTVKTCVGTDHCRFGTQDSTGLGIKLEKALWGSWTPHKLKLGVSGCPRNCAEATCKDIGVVCVDSGFQVGIGGAAGMDVREVERLIDVETEEETIVVIKAMTQLYRENAKYLDRIYKWMNKVGLDWIRERIADPAERDALAARFDLSQTVYQKDPWAEHAAKKAAIYRPVANLTLEAAE; encoded by the coding sequence ATGACCCAAGACATCATTGTCATAGGTGCCGGCATGGCCTCGGGCCGTGCGTTGGAGCACCTGTTTGACGCGGGCGCAGACGTGAACGTGACCCTGTTCAACGCCGAACCGCGCGGCAACTACAACCGCATCATGCTGTCGCCCGTGCTGGCGGGCGACAAGACCTACGACGAGATCGTGACCCACGACGCCGACTGGTACAAGGCCAACGGTGTCACCTGCCGCTTTGGCGAGCGGGTGGCGTCGGTGGACCGCGCGGCCAAGACCGTCACGGCGGAAAACGGCGATGTCCTTCCTTACGACAAGCTGATCATTGGCACGGGGTCCAACCCCTTTATCATCCCCCTGCCCGGCCATGATCTGGACGGCGTGATCGCCTACCGCGATCTGGAAGACACCCAATTGATGATGTCGATGGGACCACAGAACAAGGTCGTGGTCATTGGCGGCGGCCTTCTGGGGCTGGAAGCCGCCGCAGGCATGGCCGCGCGCGGTGTAGACGTGACGGTTGTGCACATCATGGGCCACCTGATGGAGCGTCAGCTGGACGAGGCGGCGGGTTATCTCTTGCGCAAGGCGTTGGTGGACAAAGGCATCACGGTGCTGTGCCAGGCCAATTCCAAGGAAATCCTTGGGCACGACGGCAAGGTGCGCGCGCTGCTGCTGGACGATGGGACAGAACTGCCCTGCGACCTGCTCGTGATGGCAGTGGGCATTCGCCCCAACGTGGCATTGGCGCAAGAGGCGGGATTGGCCGTGGGCAAGGGCATTCATGTGGATGACCAGATGGTCACGTCCGATGAAAGCATCCTCGCCGTCGGCGAATGTGTCGAGCATAACGGCGCGATCTTTGGTCTTGTCGCCCCGCTTTATGATCAGGCGAAGGTGGCGGCGCAGACGATCCTCGGGGAAGAGGCGGCGTTTGTGCAGAAGGAACTCAGCACCAAGCTGAAAGTTACGGGCTGTGATCTGTTCAGTGCGGGCGACTTTGCGCATGCGGAGGGCCGCGAGGATATCGTGTTCAGGGACCCCGGGCGCGGGGTTTATCGAAGGCTGGTGATCGAGGACAACGTGGTCGTCGGTACGGTGATGTATGGTGATACGGCGGACTCGGGCTGGTTCTTTGGCCTGATCCGGGACAAGACCGACATCGCGGACATGCGCGATACGGTCATCTTCGGCCCCGCCTATCAGGGAGGGACCCCCGTGGACCCTTTAGCAGCCGTTGCAGCCTTACCGCGTGATGCGGAAATCTGTGGCTGCAACGGCATTTGCAAAGGCACCATCGTGGACGCGATCGAAGGGGGCGCGGGCGATCTGACCGCCGTGCGCGCCGTGACCAAGGCATCCGGGTCCTGCGGGACCTGCACCGGTTTGGTCGAACAGGTTCTGGCCGTCACGCTGGGCGATGATTTCGTTCTGCCGGGCGCGCAGCCCATTTGCGGCTGCACCGACATGACCCATGAAGACGTGCGGCGCATGATCAAGTCGCAGGAACTGAAAAGCATGGACGCGGTCTGGCAGGAATGCGCGTGGAAGACACGCGACGGCTGCCACGTGTGCCGCCCTGCCCTGAACTACTACCTGATTGCGGACTGGCCGCTGGAGTATCTGGACGATCCGCAATCGCGTTTCATCAACGAACGCAAGCACGCCAATATCCAGAAAGACGGGACTTTTTCGGTTGTTCCGCGCATGTGGGGCGGGATCACCACGCCGGACGAGTTGCGCGCGATTGCCGATGCCGCCGACAAATATGACGTGCCGACGGTGAAGGTCACCGGCGGGCAGCGCATCGACCTGCTGGGTGTGAAGGGAGAGGATTTGCCAAGCATCTGGGCCGATCTGAACGACGCCGGGATGGTGTCGGGCCATGCCTATTCCAAGGGGCTGCGCACAGTGAAAACCTGTGTCGGGACCGATCATTGCCGGTTTGGCACGCAGGATTCCACCGGTCTGGGGATCAAGCTGGAAAAGGCGCTGTGGGGGTCGTGGACGCCGCACAAGCTGAAGCTGGGTGTGTCGGGCTGCCCGCGCAACTGTGCCGAAGCGACCTGCAAGGACATTGGCGTGGTCTGTGTCGACAGCGGGTTTCAGGTGGGCATCGGCGGGGCCGCCGGCATGGATGTGCGCGAGGTGGAACGGCTGATCGACGTCGAGACCGAGGAAGAGACCATCGTCGTCATCAAGGCGATGACGCAGCTCTATCGTGAGAACGCCAAGTACCTCGACCGCATCTACAAGTGGATGAACAAGGTGGGGCTGGATTGGATACGTGAGCGTATTGCCGACCCGGCAGAGCGCGATGCGCTGGCGGCGCGCTTTGATCTGTCCCAGACGGTTTACCAGAAAGACCCTTGGGCCGAGCATGCCGCGAAGAAGGCGGCGATTTATCGGCCTGTGGCCAACCTGACCCTGGAGGCCGCGGAATGA
- the nirD gene encoding nitrite reductase small subunit NirD, which produces MTTWIDIAALDDIPQRGARVVKTRAGCVAVFRTAADEVFALDNTCPHKQGPLAEGIVHGSAVTCPLHNWVISLETGLVQGNDEGQVATYPARVEGGRILLDTTFLQARSAA; this is translated from the coding sequence ATGACGACCTGGATTGATATCGCGGCCTTGGACGACATCCCGCAGCGCGGGGCGCGTGTGGTCAAGACCCGGGCGGGCTGCGTGGCCGTGTTCCGGACGGCGGCGGATGAGGTCTTCGCCCTGGACAATACGTGCCCGCACAAGCAGGGGCCGTTGGCCGAGGGGATCGTGCATGGGTCAGCGGTGACGTGCCCGCTGCACAACTGGGTCATCTCGCTTGAGACCGGTCTGGTGCAGGGCAATGACGAGGGGCAGGTTGCCACGTACCCGGCCCGTGTCGAAGGCGGGCGCATCCTGCTTGATACGACATTCCTGCAAGCCCGGTCGGCGGCATGA
- a CDS encoding nitrate reductase, with product MSTCTTCPYCGVGCGVIAAPDGTIKGDVQHPANLGRLCSKGSALGETIDLEGRLLSPRVNGVETDWETATGLVAQKFADAIRDHGPDSVAFYVSGQLLTEDYYVANKLMKGFVGSANIDTNSRLCMASSVAAHKRAFGSDTVPGTYEDLEQADLIVLVGSNLAWCHPVLHQRIAAAKAARPEMRVVNVDPRRTATSHLADLHLRVAPDGDVALFNGLLAHLGASGRINETYVAAHVSNLSDAMAAAQATDPADSGLAPDDLAVFYSMWAGTEKVVTVYSQGVNQSTCGTDKVNAILNCHLATGRIGQPGMGPFSVTGQPNAMGGREVGGLANMLANHLDIENADHRAAVQTFWNSPAICDAPGLKAVDLFRACADGRIKALWVMSTNPAVSLPDADGVAAALGTVPFVVVSDIMARTDTGDLADVLLPAAGWGEKSGTVTNSERRISRQRPFLPVPGQARPDWKIICDVAAAMGWADAFTYDGPAAIFREYAQLSAATRHFGRDFDISGLASVTDAEYEALAPAQWPVPAAGKGPSRFFADGGFYHPDGKARMLPLVAPPRRMATGFHLNTGRNRDQWHTMTRTGKSARLGAHLAEPYVEIHPDAAAELGIGTAELCVLSDGRHQAVMRALPTDRVARDALFAPMHWTRQRTRHGTINAVVQTGTDPVSGQPALKAGRVTAQRFAARWYGFLAAAQDIRPTGTYCAIARTDTGWQAELAGDTPPMDAETLLAELVDTRDADISLFSDDTTGMTRAAAHREGRLVATLFVSPDPVQLSRAHAIAAVGQDNAAGDVLAGRAAGVQQDAGPTICACMSVGLNALKRAMADGATSVEALGDCTGAGTNCGACKPELAGLLIPNTPSAVAAE from the coding sequence ATGAGCACCTGCACGACCTGTCCGTACTGCGGCGTAGGGTGTGGGGTGATCGCAGCGCCGGATGGCACCATCAAGGGCGATGTGCAGCACCCGGCGAATTTGGGGCGGCTCTGTTCCAAAGGGTCGGCCTTGGGCGAAACCATCGATCTTGAGGGGCGATTGCTGTCACCCAGAGTGAACGGTGTCGAGACGGATTGGGAGACGGCCACCGGGCTGGTGGCACAAAAGTTCGCGGACGCCATTCGCGACCATGGCCCGGACTCGGTGGCGTTCTACGTGTCGGGCCAATTGCTGACAGAGGACTACTATGTCGCCAACAAGTTGATGAAGGGCTTTGTCGGGTCGGCAAATATCGACACAAATTCAAGGCTTTGCATGGCATCTTCCGTGGCGGCGCACAAGCGCGCCTTCGGATCGGACACGGTGCCCGGCACCTATGAAGACCTGGAACAGGCCGACCTGATTGTGCTGGTGGGATCAAACCTCGCGTGGTGCCACCCGGTTCTGCATCAGCGCATTGCAGCGGCCAAGGCGGCCCGTCCTGAAATGCGGGTCGTCAACGTCGATCCGCGTCGCACGGCAACATCGCATCTGGCCGATTTGCATCTGCGCGTCGCACCGGACGGGGATGTGGCCCTGTTCAACGGACTGTTGGCGCATCTGGGCGCGTCCGGCCGCATCAACGAGACCTATGTCGCGGCGCATGTGTCCAACCTGTCGGATGCGATGGCGGCGGCACAGGCCACCGATCCTGCCGACAGCGGCCTCGCGCCCGATGATCTGGCCGTCTTCTATTCCATGTGGGCGGGGACGGAGAAGGTCGTGACCGTCTATTCCCAGGGTGTGAACCAGTCCACATGCGGGACGGACAAGGTGAACGCGATCCTCAATTGCCACCTGGCGACGGGGCGGATTGGGCAGCCCGGGATGGGCCCGTTTTCCGTGACCGGACAGCCCAATGCCATGGGCGGGCGCGAGGTGGGCGGGCTGGCCAACATGCTGGCCAATCACCTGGATATCGAGAATGCCGATCATCGCGCGGCGGTGCAGACGTTCTGGAACAGCCCGGCGATCTGTGACGCCCCCGGCCTCAAGGCCGTCGATCTGTTCAGGGCCTGCGCCGATGGCCGGATCAAGGCGCTGTGGGTGATGTCGACCAATCCAGCCGTCAGCCTGCCGGATGCGGACGGGGTCGCTGCCGCGCTCGGGACCGTGCCGTTTGTCGTGGTGTCCGACATCATGGCGCGCACGGATACGGGCGATCTGGCGGATGTGCTCCTTCCTGCCGCGGGGTGGGGTGAAAAAAGCGGCACCGTCACCAATTCGGAGCGCCGCATATCGCGGCAGCGTCCGTTTCTGCCGGTGCCCGGGCAGGCGCGGCCCGACTGGAAAATCATATGTGACGTGGCTGCCGCGATGGGGTGGGCAGACGCGTTTACCTATGACGGTCCGGCGGCGATCTTCCGGGAATATGCGCAGCTGTCCGCCGCGACACGGCACTTCGGGCGCGACTTTGACATCAGCGGGCTCGCCAGCGTGACGGATGCGGAATACGAGGCGCTTGCACCCGCGCAATGGCCTGTACCCGCAGCGGGCAAGGGTCCGAGCCGCTTCTTTGCCGACGGGGGGTTTTACCATCCGGATGGCAAGGCGCGCATGCTGCCGCTGGTTGCGCCCCCACGACGGATGGCAACGGGGTTTCACCTGAACACCGGACGCAACCGCGACCAATGGCACACGATGACCCGGACGGGCAAATCTGCGCGCCTTGGTGCGCATCTGGCCGAACCCTATGTCGAAATACATCCCGATGCCGCTGCGGAACTCGGCATCGGAACGGCAGAGCTGTGCGTGCTGAGCGATGGCAGACATCAGGCCGTGATGCGGGCGCTGCCCACCGATCGGGTGGCACGCGACGCCTTGTTTGCCCCCATGCACTGGACCCGGCAGCGGACCCGCCACGGGACAATCAATGCAGTTGTGCAAACCGGCACTGATCCGGTGTCAGGCCAACCCGCGCTCAAGGCCGGGCGCGTGACAGCCCAACGGTTCGCCGCGCGTTGGTATGGCTTCCTTGCCGCGGCGCAGGACATCCGGCCCACCGGCACCTATTGCGCCATTGCGCGCACCGACACCGGTTGGCAGGCCGAACTGGCGGGGGACACTCCCCCGATGGATGCAGAAACGCTGCTGGCAGAACTGGTCGATACCCGTGACGCAGATATCAGCCTGTTTTCCGACGACACCACCGGGATGACGCGTGCAGCGGCCCACCGGGAGGGCCGTCTTGTCGCCACCCTGTTTGTGTCGCCCGATCCCGTACAGTTGTCGCGCGCCCATGCCATCGCGGCGGTGGGTCAGGACAACGCCGCAGGCGACGTGCTGGCCGGGCGGGCGGCTGGCGTTCAGCAGGACGCGGGCCCGACAATCTGCGCATGCATGAGCGTGGGTCTCAACGCCCTCAAACGGGCCATGGCCGATGGCGCAACAAGTGTCGAGGCCTTGGGGGACTGCACCGGCGCAGGCACCAATTGTGGCGCGTGCAAGCCGGAACTGGCCGGATTGCTGATACCAAACACCCCGTCGGCCGTCGCCGCTGAATAG
- the cysG gene encoding siroheme synthase CysG, which translates to MKTFPMFLTMTDRRVVILGGAEQATQKCRLMLKTDARIEVFAPRLDVELQALADAGRITHRTGPITADALRGAPLVFVGTGCPGVDAALHAVASDAGALVNVVDQPDLCDAMTPAIVDRDPVVVAIGTEGTAPVLARQIKTTLERMLDPRLGDLAALAGRLRDYAARRLEPGQRRDLWRWVFNGPLRARHARDGDVPVARAIKDAIRSGAVPAAAPAPVALVGAGPGASDLITLRGVLRLQEADVIFYDRLVDPGVLELARRDAERVFVGKAPGCHAWPQDKINAVIVAAAKQGRRVVRLKCGDPGVFARGAEEAQALQGAGLDYEVVPGVTAASGAAAAVGGFLTERGKSDTLVLTTGRCADGNGIPDWVTHLTRRSNVAVYMGVAAAPDIANSLSRAGILDEVELTAVSNAQRPDQKILRCDATDMVAALDQAGIESPAILFLSRRDASVAQQQVQAAPRRLVAV; encoded by the coding sequence ATGAAAACCTTTCCCATGTTCCTGACGATGACCGACCGCCGCGTGGTGATCCTGGGCGGTGCCGAACAGGCCACGCAAAAATGTCGCCTGATGCTCAAGACCGACGCGCGGATCGAGGTGTTTGCCCCACGTCTCGATGTTGAACTGCAGGCGCTGGCAGACGCCGGGCGGATCACGCACCGGACCGGCCCGATCACAGCAGACGCGTTGCGGGGCGCGCCCCTGGTCTTTGTCGGCACGGGATGTCCGGGCGTTGACGCCGCCTTGCACGCCGTTGCATCGGACGCGGGCGCGCTGGTCAACGTGGTGGATCAACCGGACCTGTGTGACGCGATGACACCGGCCATCGTAGACCGTGATCCCGTGGTTGTTGCCATTGGAACCGAAGGCACGGCTCCCGTCCTTGCCCGCCAGATCAAGACCACGCTTGAGCGTATGCTGGACCCGCGCTTGGGGGACCTGGCGGCGCTGGCGGGGCGGTTGCGCGACTATGCGGCCCGGCGGTTGGAACCGGGGCAACGCCGCGACCTGTGGCGTTGGGTGTTCAATGGCCCGCTGCGCGCCCGGCATGCGCGTGATGGCGACGTCCCCGTTGCCCGCGCCATCAAGGACGCCATCCGCAGCGGCGCGGTTCCGGCGGCGGCCCCGGCGCCGGTCGCGCTGGTCGGCGCGGGGCCCGGCGCCAGCGATTTGATCACGCTGCGCGGCGTACTGCGCCTGCAAGAGGCTGACGTCATTTTCTATGATCGCCTTGTTGACCCGGGCGTGCTGGAACTGGCCCGCCGGGATGCAGAGCGTGTGTTCGTGGGCAAGGCGCCGGGGTGCCATGCCTGGCCGCAAGACAAGATCAACGCCGTGATCGTGGCCGCAGCCAAGCAAGGGCGGCGCGTTGTCCGGTTGAAATGCGGCGATCCGGGCGTCTTTGCCCGCGGCGCGGAAGAAGCCCAGGCCTTGCAGGGTGCCGGCCTCGATTACGAGGTCGTGCCGGGTGTGACCGCCGCAAGCGGAGCAGCGGCCGCGGTTGGCGGCTTTCTGACCGAGCGCGGCAAAAGCGATACGCTTGTCCTGACAACCGGTCGCTGTGCGGACGGAAACGGGATACCGGATTGGGTGACCCACTTGACCCGACGCAGCAACGTGGCCGTCTATATGGGCGTCGCGGCCGCCCCCGACATCGCCAACAGCCTGTCGCGCGCGGGTATACTGGATGAGGTAGAGTTGACCGCCGTCAGCAACGCGCAGCGCCCCGATCAGAAGATCTTGCGCTGCGACGCCACTGACATGGTTGCGGCACTGGATCAGGCGGGGATCGAAAGCCCCGCCATTCTGTTCCTGTCCCGTCGCGACGCATCTGTCGCGCAGCAACAGGTACAGGCAGCGCCAAGACGACTGGTCGCGGTCTAG
- a CDS encoding CHRD domain-containing protein, giving the protein MLSEILASLRARLLTTSTLAQETVRDGQTLTNGFFQSTVVDNTPAFVLNNDLARFLNFGDVETNGAPSAVSVEANDVQVFNFRTGSIEANGDGATGIEVTDGSSADIRNFGSIAGELNAVEFSGPNSSGTLDNFRGGVISSDSRAVEIEGDGISVRNFGDIVGTGNQRNGTIYTNATAEDVSISNFTGGTIDAGEGNDGAGLSFQVGDEAGDVVSNTVFNGFGATIQGRGQAASDTPGAGDGIRLNNGADGAVSDTDIVNSGLISSESNQGTAGGIRIADGLSAEGRILNTSTGVIEGVRNGLYIGEGDHDLDVLNFGTIQSDSRAVNIDGTGVDLTNGGDILGTGDQRNGTVYADGTADDFSVSNLANGTIDAGEGNQGSGFGAEIGGAEDGANTFALDNDGIIQGRGNAAAGTPLAGDGVRIGNVGNSGTTDATITNSGAILSEGANGTVAGVRVVNGINFQGELSNSGLIAGVQNGVYFGTGDHTDGVFINEEGGVVSSDSRALNIDGTGLSVNNAGTIIGTDDQRNGTAYADGTADDFAVVNSGLIDAGQGNQGSGFGAEIGGAEDGANTFALNNSGTIQGRGNAAAGTPLAGDGVRIGNVGNSGTTDATITNSGAILSEGANGTVAGVRVVNGINFQGTLTNAGVIAGVQNGVYFGTGDHTGGSFVNSGIVSSDSRALNIDGEGLEVVNSGAILGTGDQRNGTVYADGTADNYTFTNTGTVDAGLGNNGSAVSLQTGDIAGDVVSAAIFNEGVFQGRGDATEGNQVGDGLRLFSNREDASFAGLVQNEGVIAGSADSDAAAGIRIDGGLNLLGAILNEGEISGTVNAIDARDAGDVTFVNDDAGVVNGNVLLGEGQDIVVDLGQINGVIDGGAGDDVLIAGQGDNVIVGGLGNDFIEGGEGIDTADFSDQDVAVTVNLGANGNGTATRETGFSVSVQDVVVGASLQPTANIGDAAGFVSEALAGNLYYNIHTSDFPGGEIRGQLLVVSDTGQGHDRVIELAGSLDAAQEPGPTSDSAATGEATLTIRFNEAGEVVYSSELTVTGLNEADLQTPVPGVVSAIHLHNAPAGINGPIAQDTLVDAGATIDAQAPTGVSGLDVIAEVVETDILSSIENVIGSDDGDIIIGSNADNTLSGEDGDDNLNGGAGDDVLIGGEGSDTFTFEGLFGNDTVNDFESGVDRLDFSDFGPDFRDQLVVETTDEGALLTLGQNGSVLLAGVSGVDTEDDFIA; this is encoded by the coding sequence ATGCTTTCCGAGATCCTTGCCAGCCTGCGTGCCAGATTGCTGACCACGTCGACCCTGGCCCAAGAAACCGTCCGCGACGGCCAAACCCTGACCAACGGCTTTTTCCAAAGCACCGTTGTCGACAACACACCCGCCTTTGTCCTGAACAACGACCTGGCGCGGTTCCTGAACTTTGGCGACGTTGAAACCAACGGCGCACCCTCGGCTGTCTCGGTCGAGGCGAACGACGTTCAGGTCTTCAACTTCCGCACCGGCAGCATCGAGGCCAATGGCGACGGCGCCACTGGCATCGAAGTGACGGACGGCTCAAGCGCCGACATCCGCAACTTCGGCAGCATTGCCGGCGAATTGAACGCAGTCGAGTTCAGCGGGCCGAACAGCTCGGGCACACTCGACAACTTCCGTGGCGGCGTCATCTCGTCCGACAGCCGCGCGGTCGAAATCGAAGGCGACGGTATCAGTGTCCGCAACTTCGGCGACATTGTGGGCACCGGCAACCAGCGCAACGGAACCATCTACACCAACGCAACGGCGGAAGATGTCAGCATTTCGAACTTCACCGGCGGCACGATTGACGCAGGCGAAGGCAACGATGGCGCGGGCCTCTCGTTCCAGGTGGGCGATGAAGCGGGCGACGTGGTGTCCAACACCGTGTTCAACGGCTTTGGCGCGACCATTCAGGGCCGTGGCCAGGCAGCATCGGACACGCCGGGTGCCGGCGACGGTATCCGCCTGAACAATGGCGCAGACGGGGCCGTATCGGACACAGACATCGTCAACAGCGGCCTGATCTCGTCCGAAAGCAACCAGGGCACCGCGGGCGGTATCCGAATTGCTGACGGTCTGTCAGCCGAAGGGCGCATCCTCAACACCTCGACCGGGGTGATCGAAGGCGTGCGCAACGGCCTGTATATCGGCGAAGGCGACCATGACCTTGACGTGCTGAACTTCGGCACCATCCAGTCGGACAGCCGCGCGGTCAACATCGACGGTACAGGTGTCGATCTGACAAATGGCGGTGACATCCTGGGCACCGGCGATCAGCGCAACGGCACCGTCTATGCCGATGGCACGGCGGATGACTTTTCGGTCTCGAACCTCGCCAACGGGACGATTGATGCCGGGGAAGGCAACCAGGGCTCCGGCTTTGGCGCCGAAATCGGCGGGGCCGAGGATGGCGCAAACACCTTTGCGCTGGACAATGACGGTATCATCCAGGGACGCGGCAATGCGGCAGCCGGAACACCGCTGGCCGGGGACGGCGTGCGGATCGGCAATGTCGGCAACAGCGGCACAACCGATGCCACCATCACCAACTCGGGCGCCATCCTGTCCGAAGGGGCCAATGGCACGGTTGCCGGTGTGCGGGTGGTCAATGGCATCAACTTCCAGGGCGAACTGTCGAACTCCGGCCTGATTGCCGGTGTCCAGAACGGTGTCTACTTCGGAACGGGTGATCACACTGACGGTGTGTTCATCAACGAAGAAGGCGGCGTCGTCTCGTCTGACAGCCGTGCGCTGAACATCGATGGCACGGGCCTCAGCGTCAACAACGCAGGCACGATCATCGGCACCGACGACCAGCGCAACGGGACCGCCTATGCCGACGGTACGGCAGATGACTTTGCTGTCGTGAACAGCGGCTTGATTGACGCGGGCCAAGGCAACCAGGGCTCCGGCTTTGGCGCCGAGATCGGCGGGGCCGAAGACGGTGCCAACACCTTTGCACTGAACAACTCGGGCACTATCCAGGGACGCGGCAATGCGGCAGCCGGAACACCGCTGGCCGGGGACGGCGTGCGGATCGGCAATGTTGGCAACAGCGGCACGACAGATGCCACCATCACCAACTCGGGCGCCATCCTGTCCGAAGGGGCCAATGGCACCGTTGCCGGTGTGCGGGTGGTCAATGGCATCAACTTCCAGGGCACGCTGACCAATGCAGGCGTGATCGCGGGTGTGCAGAACGGTGTGTACTTCGGCACCGGGGATCACACGGGCGGTTCGTTTGTGAACTCGGGCATCGTGTCGTCGGACAGCCGCGCGCTGAACATCGACGGCGAAGGGCTCGAGGTCGTGAACTCGGGCGCCATCCTGGGCACCGGAGATCAGCGCAACGGCACCGTCTATGCCGATGGGACCGCTGACAACTACACCTTCACCAACACCGGGACCGTGGATGCCGGGCTTGGCAACAACGGCTCTGCCGTGTCGCTGCAAACAGGTGACATTGCGGGGGATGTCGTTTCGGCGGCCATCTTCAACGAAGGTGTGTTCCAGGGGCGCGGTGACGCGACCGAAGGCAACCAGGTGGGCGACGGCCTGCGGCTCTTCAGCAACCGGGAAGACGCAAGCTTTGCCGGTCTGGTGCAGAACGAAGGCGTCATCGCCGGGTCCGCAGACAGCGATGCCGCCGCAGGTATCCGCATCGACGGCGGCCTCAACCTGCTGGGTGCCATCCTGAACGAAGGTGAAATCAGCGGCACGGTCAACGCCATTGACGCGCGTGACGCGGGCGATGTGACCTTTGTCAACGATGACGCTGGCGTGGTGAACGGGAACGTGTTGCTGGGCGAAGGTCAGGACATCGTCGTCGACCTTGGTCAGATCAACGGTGTGATCGACGGCGGTGCCGGCGATGACGTGCTGATCGCAGGTCAAGGCGACAACGTGATTGTCGGCGGTCTGGGCAATGACTTCATCGAAGGTGGTGAAGGCATTGATACGGCCGACTTCTCGGATCAGGACGTGGCCGTCACCGTCAACCTTGGCGCCAATGGCAACGGTACCGCGACCCGGGAAACCGGCTTTTCCGTCTCGGTTCAGGACGTGGTGGTCGGCGCATCGCTGCAACCCACGGCCAACATCGGTGACGCGGCAGGATTTGTGTCAGAGGCCCTTGCCGGGAACCTCTACTACAACATCCATACGTCCGACTTCCCCGGTGGTGAAATCCGCGGACAACTCCTTGTTGTCAGCGACACCGGGCAGGGCCATGACCGCGTGATCGAACTGGCTGGTTCGCTGGATGCCGCTCAGGAACCTGGGCCGACCTCCGACAGCGCAGCCACCGGCGAGGCCACGTTGACCATCCGCTTTAACGAGGCAGGCGAAGTCGTCTACTCCTCCGAGCTGACGGTGACCGGCCTGAACGAAGCCGACCTGCAAACGCCCGTGCCGGGTGTGGTGTCGGCCATCCACCTGCACAATGCGCCTGCCGGGATCAACGGTCCCATCGCGCAGGACACGCTTGTGGACGCCGGTGCAACCATCGATGCCCAGGCCCCCACGGGTGTGTCCGGCCTGGATGTGATCGCCGAAGTGGTCGAAACCGACATCCTCAGTTCGATCGAGAACGTGATCGGGTCGGATGATGGCGACATCATCATCGGGTCGAACGCCGACAATACCCTTTCGGGTGAAGACGGTGACGATAACCTGAACGGCGGCGCAGGCGACGACGTGCTGATCGGTGGCGAAGGGTCTGACACCTTCACCTTCGAAGGGCTCTTCGGCAACGACACCGTAAACGACTTCGAAAGCGGTGTGGACCGGTTGGACTTCTCCGACTTCGGCCCGGACTTCCGCGACCAACTGGTTGTCGAAACCACCGATGAAGGCGCTCTGCTGACCCTTGGTCAGAACGGTTCGGTCCTTCTGGCAGGTGTCTCGGGCGTCGATACCGAAGACGATTTCATCGCCTGA